The nucleotide window AATAGAAGTCTAATAAAGCTTAAATAAGCAAATATACTTTGAGTGCTGAAATTTTTATTCCCTGGTTGTATTGTGTTTTCTATTTTAATAGAAGGAGTCACTTAAAATTTAGCTTTGTTTATAAAGCCATGCTTATGTAGCATGCTTTAAGCCAAGTATAAGCAAATAAGCAAATATACTTTGAATGCTGAAATTTTTATTCCCTGGTTGTATTGTGTTTTCTATTTTAATAGAAGGAGTCACTTAAAATTTAGCTttgtttataaaaccatgcttaTGTAGCATGCTTTAAGCCAAGTATAAGCAAATAAGCAAATATACTTTGAATGCTGAAATTTTTATTCCCTGGTTGTATTGTGTTTTCTATTTTAATAGAAGGAGTCACTTAAAATTTAGCTttgtttataaaaccatgcttaTGTAGCACGCTTTAAGCCAAGGTATAGTGTTTCTTGTTTTATGTTTGTTTCTAGCAGCATATAATTTAATCCTTGACATTATCCAATCAGACCCATTAGAATCACATACTTTTTCCAGTCTATTGAGAAAAGGAAAAtgcttgaaatatttttaattctatTATAGTAGTTTAtagttttaaattcttttatagtGTAGATTTTTATGCTAATAGATTTATATGTTTGTAATTTTGCTGTTTGATTTATTGCAGATAAATCAGAATGGCGGATGCGGAGAAAAATGAAGCTGTCAAATTTTGTTTCACTTTTCTCATAAAGAAGTGTGTCATTTATGCAGCCAGCAGTTGGTAAGTACTTTTTGTAAAACCAACTATCCTATAACAAAATATTCAACAGGAAGGATTTTTCTATCATTTTAACACTTTTCATTGCTgatcataaaaaaattatgaatagaATAGAATAAAAGAGAAGACTTTTTCTTGTAATTTTAACATTATACTAACAAGTTAAAACAAAGTGCCCTTTACCGTTAATTTGAATTAGTAATTTACATCACTTTTTGATTcttaaaagcaaataaaaacagaaatacCTTTGAAGTTAATTTGCAACTTAAAAAGGtcaatttaatttttactgttttGCATTATATGCTTGTGCGGAGAGTAAACAGTGTTATCATTTGaatgaatttatgaatttaCGTTACATGAATTGAGTTATCTTTCTTTTCTATGATTGTCTTAGTATTCAGTCATTTATATAgaagtaaaattttttaatcCTGTCCTTAGGAAAATCTCAATGAAGACTTAACCATATTTAACAGTTCTTTTTATATTATCAGCCAAAAATccaagaaaaacaattaaatagaattaattttgaaataagattaaataatttttttaaataattttaatttgaaatctgGTAAGTAGCATATCACAATTTATTTTCGATTTTAAGCAgattaataaataagaaaacGGATAAAAATGCAGGTTTCTGCAACACTTGGAACTCCCTTCTAATAAGAAGAGAGTtccaagatttaaaaaaattaaaagatacaACTTCGTTAAATAAGGTAAGATTGGGAgtttttcaataaattattttgataaaatgAGAATGGTAAGATAAGAATGATGGCCTAATTTAGATATCATTACATCCTTTGTGGCTTTCAATTTAGCTGGCTTGGTCAGGctaaaaatttttacaaaatacacTATTGTTGTTTAGGTCGTCGCCATCTTTACAAATAACATGGAAACGTGGAGAACGCTTGAAACATTTTCCACTGGCAGGTTTTTCCCAATTAtttctgtttatattttttgaaacatttttattaatatcgtgctaaatatttttttcacaacagCCTTTCAATGAGCGCACTGAAGAGGTGTTGACATTCGAAGATTTGACACCGCAGTCTATGTTTGTGACTCTTCACAAGGTGACTACTGTTGTTTTATCTATCTCTTCATCCAGCCACAGTACTTTGATGTTTGTATGGTCGTCTGTTTATTTTTGTAGAACAGTGGAGAGTTTGAAGGCAAGGTTTATACATTACAGTTGGAAGAAGTGGGTAACAAATTTCGAACTTTAGTTTTATTTGTCTTCATACAAAATTTATTGACGCTCGCCATTTTTTAGACTGCTGGACTGTCCTTAAAGCGTTTAGCCACTCATTCATTTAATATTGCTGATTTTGCACTTCTTGAAAGTGAAAGGTAATCTTTTTCGTAAAactaatttcattaaaaaaaaaaacattaggaAAAGATACATGaattgtaaaacaaaaatgtatatttttagcGAACTACATTGTGAAACCAAAATGATTGATTTGAAACCTCTCTCTAAAATGGTACGACAAGTCAGTCTAACCGTCGATATATCTTGTGAATACTTAAAGACAGGATTTGAAAGGTATGATCATGAAGCTCTTGAAACTTCGAATCTACAAATGTTCtttagctaaatacatgtctatCCAAGCCTCGATTATATGTCCTCGTCGATTCTTTTAATCTAGCCTCGTTGAATGTTTTTACCTAGCCTCGTTGAATGTTCTTAGCTAGCCTCGTTAAATGTTTAAACTAGCCTTGTTGAGAATTCTTAACTAGCCTTGTTGAATATGTTTCACTTGCttcatcaaatgtttttttttaactagacttgtttacttttttcgtaGTGATTCGGACATTGAAAGCAATTTCAGTCACATCAGTGATAGTGACGATGAAACTATTTGGCATACTGACGTACTCCAAGAAAGAGCTGTGCAGTAATATATAGACATATTCATTTttaattcttcttcttttcagcCTTACTACTTTCTAACGAAAACAGTGTTATATTTCTGCAGAAGACGAATTCTAATGCTTGAAGAGTTGAAACGCGCTGACAATGCGACATTAACACGTTTTGGAAGTATGCCCTCCTCGTCAGCGCTTGGTGTTCGGAATACAAGAAAAGGTACATATGGCTTTCATATCGTTTTGTGTTGACTTATTATCGTAATATTCATGTTATAGTCCGTTCGTTCAGGAGTTATACGGCTTTTACACATAACAGTGAACCCGGCTTTTACACATAACAGTGAACCCGGCTTTTACACATAACAGGGAACCCGGCTTTTACACATAACAGGGAACATGGCTTTTACACATAACAGGGAACCCGGCTTTTACACATAACAGTGAGTCATGAGATATGAGTTATGTGTAGGCCAAATTTCACCTTgatacaaatttttttggagGGGGGATATATTTATTACAAGAAAGGGGTAAAAGGTTATATTTGAAATGAACAGCTCGACTTTAGTATAAAAAACAAGGATAACTCAACGCGGATGTACGATAGTAAATTGTATTGTtgtttcttcttcttgtttCTAGATAGCACAAGAGAAACATTGGAAAAGTTGATCGTAGGAGTAAGttatattttgcaatatttgtcTGACTGTCAGTGGTTTTGAAGTAggttatgttgttgttgttgttaaaggaAGAAGTGAAAGAAATTGTTCACCAAGTATGCGATGATGATTTTATTGTgagaaaaagtttgaaaatcaaGTATGTAAGTTTAAATCAGATTGaggaaatatcttttttttctcatttcagATATTTTGTCAATTGTATTTGAATGTTTCAGGAGGATTGAGTTAGAGAATGAAGCATTGAGAGTTCGCAACGCGCATCTTCTCGCCATGTTGGGGACTTACAAACACGACGTGGAAATGATGCAAGCGGAAATTAGTGATCTACATTCACTGGTGCAGAATCTTCGTGTAAAGATGAACACTGTAAGTCTTCCTCCTGCTCTCCACGTTGAAGTTAGTCCTCCGATATTTATCTTTTCTTCTCTTCTGCAGAATCGTGCTGATACAAAGACAACAGAACCAGAAAGTATCGCACAACCACAGAAGGTGAATTTATGAAATAACGACACGCATGTTTCGAAACTGTTTATGTAAaccgtttttttcttcttctagttGCAAGGTTGGCTATGCAAACGTGGAGTAAAGGGAGGACCGCTGGGCCGTCGTTGGAAAAAACGATGGTTTGCTCACCATCATGATAACTGTTTGTATTACTACAAAAAACAGGATTTTCATCAACAACAGGGGTGAGTTTGCTCACCATCATAATAACTGTTTGTGATTTTCATCAACAACAGGAATATTTATCACTATGTCACGCGCATGCGCAATGAATACTGATTGATGTTGTGAGCTTTATTTGTGTgtctaaaatgttgaaaaattgaTTAGGTACATCGAGCTGAGTCAAGTGTTGGGAGTACAAGACGTGAGTGCACACaaacaagacaaaaataatGCGACATTTAATATCTTGACAGAAGAGAGGACATACGTCCTTATGGCACATGATGAACAAGAAAAATTAAGGTGTGCTGACATCAATATCGGTACATCAATACTGTGTGACAATTTCTATGACGTGACATCAATATCGGTACATCAATACTGTGTGACAATTTTATGACCTGACATGATGTCTATAAGTTGATATTAAGGTCCTATCATGCATTGTTTTGTTTGCATTAAAAGTTGATAAATTTTGCCTTTTTAGGTGGATCAACTGTTTGGACGAATTATGCCGCACTGTTACTTCAAAAGAAAGTGAACATCACGATGAATAAATTTTATagagtttaattttttaacacgaaatcttttattgtaatttatttatttattttgataagttttatatttttataagcaCATGTTTTATGAATAGGcattataaaataaaactgtttttttatgctGATTAATTTCTGCTGGATGATAACTCTCCACTCTCCTACTTAGAGCTAAAATTAGGATGGAATTATTTATAGATTATGTTGGTTGTCGGAATATCAATGCcagctgttcttattttttatttatgcttTCGTATTTTATTTGCAAGCTGACATTTTCATTTAGATTAGAATTAAGAGTTACTCCTTGTGACAGCACAATGCTTAGTGACAACCCCAAGTTGCAGCGTGAACGAAGCAGAGAAGATTTAGTTCGGAAGCTTGCATCTGAGACTGGTATTGAAGAGACACTGGCGAGGGAGTACCTGGCTTCGAATAATTGGAATCTTGCCGCTGGTACGTCATCCTTCTCTCTGTATTTATtgtcagaaattttcgcggtttCGAGAAGTTAAATTCCGAGAAATTATTAAAAGTCTTTAatcgcgaaaaaaaaaattcagtaagaaaaaaaaattaaacgatAATTTCGAGTTTTTCTTATCTGATCATAATATTGCTGAAAAGTGTTTGTAATCTTTAGTGGCTATTCAACGTTTGAAATAAGAAATTTTCACCGTGAGATTATATACTTTACTTTTTTCGTTTGTAAGCAGAATTTTAACTTGTGCTCATCCGCTGAAAAACAAAATCGATAAAGTTTGCTCTGCCGCAGAAATAATTTtcacgaaaattaaaaaaaatcgcgtTCTGTTTTTCGAATTGCAAAGTTTCAAAGAACTCTCAAATTAGTCTCGGATATGAAAGTAGTCATTTGAAACTTTACTTGAAATATTGTTGAGATCATTTCTTTGCTGCTTGAACACACGCCATATTGGAAATTATCAAActcacaaagataaaaaaaaacaaatttttctttCCACGGAAGATAAGGTTACTTTCAGCTACATGGAATGCCAAATAAAAGAGAATTATGGTTTTCGAATTTACCTTTGAAACGTaagttctgattttttttaacaacaatggCATAcgcaatttttaaattgtggtTTCACTTTAGATAGCAAAACACTAGCAGTgtcaatttttcattttgcaaacTGAATTCCGCGTTCCGCCAACCATCTCTTCCCTGAAGACATATTTTAATAATGGCCACTTTAAATGAAGATTACAGCGTACTCATAActcaacaaaaaaaatggatataaaagttagaacacataaaatttaattgtccttaaaattcaaagaaaagtttaaaaaacaaaaaaacagaactCCAACAACATCCAGGTTAACatgcaaaattaatttgtcgTCGCTGATGTTCTCAAAATCGTTCCTCTGAGGAACAACAGTGATACCCTCGAACGGTTTAGGCGAACACTGGCCTTTACAACATTCCTATCTCCAAAATATTAGACAATGAGAGCCTTATGTCCCAATAGAATTGGTTTTGATAAAATAACCTCCGTTTAAATTAATTGTAATATGTAGTATTTTATCTCTTGTTTAGCTATCCGTGGTTACAATGATTTACTTGAAGCAGAGAAGCATCGCAGAGAGCGCAAAGTAGGAACACTCCGCCAAGTTGGTCGAGGCTTTTCAGTCTCCAACATGGAACTCGTTCAAAAAGCGCGCGAACAGCTCTCTATCGAAGAGAATGAGCGCGAAGACAGCAGCCAATTCGAGATGTTCGACGAATCGGCGAGAAAAAATTTTGTATTACCAGATATCAGTCAGTTCTCACGGGAACTGGCGAACTTTATTAAAAGCGACCTCATAAGTATCAATACTTTACAAACGCTGACAAGTGCGGGTGAGTTTTGTTCTTTCTCTGCTGCAAGAGTGAAATGAGTGGTTGTTATCAGTCTTCTTCTTTTTAGATTATCTCAATTGGTGGGCGGACATTGGTGCTTGCAGAAAGTTATTTCCTCTCTCCACAGTAGGCGATGGCAATTGTCTGTTGCACGCAGCGTCACTGGGCATGTGGGGATTTCATGATCGCTTATTAACATTAAGAAAGTCCCTACACCAATTTATGTTGCACCCGTTAGCAAAAAAAGCACTGAAGCGGAGATGGAAGTACAACCTATGGCAAGAAAACTTGAAATGCGGTTAGTGTTCTTCTTGAACAGGTCAGGTTAGATAtatataaagttgttgtgattTGAGATCTTTCTTTTAGGTGGGTTGACTTATTCTCATTCTGAGTGGGAGGAGGAGTGGAACGCAGTAGTAAAGCTGACATCCGATAGACCGCGACGATTCGAAGGAGGTATGCCCAGGCGAAGGATCAGTCGACAGTTGTCGTTTAGAACGTCCGTTGAAATCGGAGGAGCTGTTCCTAATCTTCGAGAGGGGGAGAGTTTAGATAGTTTGGAATCCATTCATGTTTACGCACTGGCTAATTTACTGTGTCGTCCGATTATAATAATTGCGGAGGAGATGCTTAAAGATGGTGCAGGGAACGATGTCGTACCCATTCCTTTCGGTGGTATATACTTGCCATTAGAAAAGAAGCCAGATGTGTGTTTGAAATACCCACTAGTGTTGGCGTACGATGCATCTCACTTTTCAGCTTTAGTACCTGCGGATGGTGAAATGTACAATAAGGGAGAGAAATTATCGAACAGTATACCGCTGATGAATAGACATCTTCAACTACTTCCTCTGCGTTTTTACATTGAACCAGGAAGTACATGGGATTTGGTACAAGATGACAGTGTAAAAGAGGAAATTAACGAACTTTCGTTTGAAGAAAAAGTAAATCTATTGAGACGATATCTTGATGTTGTTAAAGTACGGTTCGATAAACAAGGAGATTCGCAGCCTGAGTACGAGCGAAATAATTCAGTGAATAAAGGATTAAGTAAGATTAATGAAATGTTTGTTCACCAAGCCAAGTTGTTGGCTTGTAAATTAAACTTATCCGAACGACCTAAACAGTACAAAGAAATGATTGAGAATTACATTCAAGCAACGAAACAGCGTTTTTTAGAAGCTTCACAAGAGCAGATAAAGTGCGCCACAAAAGGTTGTAG belongs to Hydractinia symbiolongicarpus strain clone_291-10 chromosome 1, HSymV2.1, whole genome shotgun sequence and includes:
- the LOC130650009 gene encoding OTU domain-containing protein 7A-like, whose amino-acid sequence is MELFIDYVGCRNINASCSYFLFMLSYFICKLTFSFRLELRVTPCDSTMLSDNPKLQRERSREDLVRKLASETGIEETLAREYLASNNWNLAAAIRGYNDLLEAEKHRRERKVGTLRQVGRGFSVSNMELVQKAREQLSIEENEREDSSQFEMFDESARKNFVLPDISQFSRELANFIKSDLISINTLQTLTSADYLNWWADIGACRKLFPLSTVGDGNCLLHAASLGMWGFHDRLLTLRKSLHQFMLHPLAKKALKRRWKYNLWQENLKCGGLTYSHSEWEEEWNAVVKLTSDRPRRFEGGMPRRRISRQLSFRTSVEIGGAVPNLREGESLDSLESIHVYALANLLCRPIIIIAEEMLKDGAGNDVVPIPFGGIYLPLEKKPDVCLKYPLVLAYDASHFSALVPADGEMYNKGEKLSNSIPLMNRHLQLLPLRFYIEPGSTWDLVQDDSVKEEINELSFEEKVNLLRRYLDVVKVRFDKQGDSQPEYERNNSVNKGLSKINEMFVHQAKLLACKLNLSERPKQYKEMIENYIQATKQRFLEASQEQIKCATKGCRYAALPDYLDLCVECYDRIYQTNKVPQLRSSPPLDNGQKPVSDALVNRSASLHDIKVNLDSQENQVSRDSATIENNISRERVIPISDMRTFSALEGRRMVRSCRVNGCRFYGSEETEGFCSGCYRQIKYGGS
- the LOC130650073 gene encoding uncharacterized protein LOC130650073 isoform X2 — translated: MADAEKNEAVKFCFTFLIKKCVIYAASSWSSPSLQITWKRGERLKHFPLPFNERTEEVLTFEDLTPQSMFVTLHKNSGEFEGKVYTLQLEETAGLSLKRLATHSFNIADFALLESESELHCETKMIDLKPLSKMVRQVSLTVDISCEYLKTGFESDSDIESNFSHISDSDDETIWHTDVLQERAVQRRILMLEELKRADNATLTRFGSMPSSSALGVRNTRKDSTRETLEKLIVGEEVKEIVHQVCDDDFIVRKSLKIKIELENEALRVRNAHLLAMLGTYKHDVEMMQAEISDLHSLVQNLRVKMNTNRADTKTTEPESIAQPQKLQGWLCKRGVKGGPLGRRWKKRWFAHHHDNCLYYYKKQDFHQQQGYIELSQVLGVQDVSAHKQDKNNATFNILTEERTYVLMAHDEQEKLRWINCLDELCRTVTSKESEHHDE
- the LOC130650073 gene encoding uncharacterized protein LOC130650073 isoform X1; translated protein: MADAEKNEAVKFCFTFLIKKCVIYAASSWSSPSLQITWKRGERLKHFPLPFNERTEEVLTFEDLTPQSMFVTLHKNSGEFEGKVYTLQLEETAGLSLKRLATHSFNIADFALLESESELHCETKMIDLKPLSKMVRQVSLTVDISCEYLKTGFESDSDIESNFSHISDSDDETIWHTDVLQERAVQRRILMLEELKRADNATLTRFGSMPSSSALGVRNTRKDSTRETLEKLIVGEEVKEIVHQVCDDDFIVRKSLKIKRIELENEALRVRNAHLLAMLGTYKHDVEMMQAEISDLHSLVQNLRVKMNTNRADTKTTEPESIAQPQKLQGWLCKRGVKGGPLGRRWKKRWFAHHHDNCLYYYKKQDFHQQQGYIELSQVLGVQDVSAHKQDKNNATFNILTEERTYVLMAHDEQEKLRWINCLDELCRTVTSKESEHHDE
- the LOC130650073 gene encoding uncharacterized protein LOC130650073 isoform X3, whose protein sequence is MADAEKNEAVKFCFTFLIKKCVIYAASSWSSPSLQITWKRGERLKHFPLPFNERTEEVLTFEDLTPQSMFVTLHKNSGEFEGKVYTLQLEETAGLSLKRLATHSFNIADFALLESESELHCETKMIDLKPLSKMVRQVSLTVDISCEYLKTGFESDSDIESNFSHISDSDDETIWHTDVLQERAVQRRILMLEELKRADNATLTRFGSMPSSSALGVRNTRKDSTRETLEKLIVGEEVKEIVHQVCDDDFIVRKSLKIKRIELENEALRVRNAHLLAMLGTYKHDVEMMQAEISDLHSLVQNLRVKMNTNRADTKTTEPESIAQPQKLQGWLCKRGVKGGPLGRRWKKRWFAHHHDNCLYYYKKQDFHQQQGWINCLDELCRTVTSKESEHHDE